One part of the Lemur catta isolate mLemCat1 chromosome 13, mLemCat1.pri, whole genome shotgun sequence genome encodes these proteins:
- the ACOD1 gene encoding cis-aconitate decarboxylase isoform X1, which yields MMLKSVTESFAKVIHGLKVGHLTDQVIRRSKRMILDTLGVGFLGTSTAVFHKASQYSKIYSSNISSTVWGQPDFRLPPTYAAFVNGVAIHSMDFDDTWHPATHPSGAVLPVLTALSEALPQSPKLSGLDLLLAFNVGIEVQGRLMHFSKEAKDIPKRFHPPSVVGILGSAAAASKFLGLSLTKCQEALAIAVSYAGAPMANAATETKPLHIGNAAKHGIEAAFLAMLGLQGNKQSLDLEAGFGAFYANYSPKVLPNLDSYTWLLDQQDVAVKSFPAHLSTHWVADAAASVRKHLVTETALFPTEHIQRVVLRIPHVQYVNRPFPDSEHEARHSFQYVACAMLLDGDITVSSFQKHQINRPQVKELLSKVELEHPPDNLPSFNTLYCEISVTLKDGATFTHRSDTFYGHWRKPLSQKDLEAKFRANASRTLSYDTVESLIKIVEKLEDLEDCSMLTTLLKGSSPPEAASKLSSM from the exons TCTGTCACAGAAAGCTTCGCCAAAGTGATCCATGGCTTGAAAGTGGGACACCTGACTGATCAAGTCATTCGGAGGAGCAAGAGAATGATCCTGGATACGCTGGGCGTCGGGTTCCTGGGAACCAGCACGGCGGTGTTTCACAAAGCCAGCCAATACAGTAAA ATCTATAGTTCCAACATATCCAGCACTGTTTGGGGCCAGCCGGACTTCAGGCTCCCGCCTACATATGCTGCTTTTGTTAACGGTGTGGCT ATTCACTCGATGGACTTTGATGACACGTGGCACCCTGCCACTCACCCTTCTGGGGCTGTCCTTCCTGTCCTCACAGCTTTATCAGAAGCCTTGCCTCAGAGTCCAAAGCTTTCTGGCCTTGATCTGCTGCTGGCTTTCAATGTTGGTATTGAAGTGCAAGGCCGATTAATGCATTTCTCCAAGGAAGCCAAAGACATACCGAAGAG ATTCCATCCTCCTTCAGTGGTAGGAATTTTGGGTAGTGCTGCTGCTGCATCCAAGTTTTTAGGACTTAGCTTGACAAAATGCCAAGAGGCCCTGGCCATTGCTGTTTCTTATGCCGGGGCACCCATGGCAAATGCGGCCACTGAGACCAAGCCCCTTCATATTGGCAACGCTGCCAAGCACGGGATAGAAGCTGCTTTTCTGGCAATGCTGGGTCTCCAAGGAAACAAGCAGAGTTTGGACTTAGAGGCAGGATTTGGGGCCTTCTACGCCAATTATTCCCCAAAAGTCCTTCCAAACCTAGATTCCTACACTTGGCTGCTGGACCAGCAGGATGTGGCAGTCAAGAGTTTTCCCGCACATCTGTCTACCCACTGGGTGGCAGATGCAGCCGCATCTGTGAGAAAGCACCTCGTAACAGAGACAGCCCTGTTCCCCACTGAGCACATCCAGAGGGTTGTGCTCAGGATTCCACATGTCCAGTATGTAAATAGACCTTTCCCAGACTCGGAGCACGAAGCCCGTCATTCCTTTCAGTATGTGGCCTGTGCCATGCTGCTGGATGGTGACATCACAGTCTCATCATTCCAAAAACACCAGATTAACAGGCCACAGGTGAAAGAACTTCTCAGTAAGGTAGAGCTGGAGCACCCTCCAGACAACCTGCCAAGCTTCAACACATTGTACTGTGAAATAAGTGTCACCCTCAAGGATGGAGCTACCTTCACCCATCGCTCGGATACTTTCTATGGTCACTGGAGGAAACCACTGAGCCAGAAGGACCTAGAGGCAAAGTTCAGAGCCAATGCCTCCAGGACACTGTCCTAtgacacagtggaaagtcttatAAAGATAGTAGAAAAACTGGAAGACCTAGAAGACTGTTCTATGTTAACCACACTTCTCAAAGGATCCTCTCCACCAGAGGCAGCTTCAAAATTATCCAGCATGTAA
- the ACOD1 gene encoding cis-aconitate decarboxylase isoform X2, protein MDFDDTWHPATHPSGAVLPVLTALSEALPQSPKLSGLDLLLAFNVGIEVQGRLMHFSKEAKDIPKRFHPPSVVGILGSAAAASKFLGLSLTKCQEALAIAVSYAGAPMANAATETKPLHIGNAAKHGIEAAFLAMLGLQGNKQSLDLEAGFGAFYANYSPKVLPNLDSYTWLLDQQDVAVKSFPAHLSTHWVADAAASVRKHLVTETALFPTEHIQRVVLRIPHVQYVNRPFPDSEHEARHSFQYVACAMLLDGDITVSSFQKHQINRPQVKELLSKVELEHPPDNLPSFNTLYCEISVTLKDGATFTHRSDTFYGHWRKPLSQKDLEAKFRANASRTLSYDTVESLIKIVEKLEDLEDCSMLTTLLKGSSPPEAASKLSSM, encoded by the exons ATGGACTTTGATGACACGTGGCACCCTGCCACTCACCCTTCTGGGGCTGTCCTTCCTGTCCTCACAGCTTTATCAGAAGCCTTGCCTCAGAGTCCAAAGCTTTCTGGCCTTGATCTGCTGCTGGCTTTCAATGTTGGTATTGAAGTGCAAGGCCGATTAATGCATTTCTCCAAGGAAGCCAAAGACATACCGAAGAG ATTCCATCCTCCTTCAGTGGTAGGAATTTTGGGTAGTGCTGCTGCTGCATCCAAGTTTTTAGGACTTAGCTTGACAAAATGCCAAGAGGCCCTGGCCATTGCTGTTTCTTATGCCGGGGCACCCATGGCAAATGCGGCCACTGAGACCAAGCCCCTTCATATTGGCAACGCTGCCAAGCACGGGATAGAAGCTGCTTTTCTGGCAATGCTGGGTCTCCAAGGAAACAAGCAGAGTTTGGACTTAGAGGCAGGATTTGGGGCCTTCTACGCCAATTATTCCCCAAAAGTCCTTCCAAACCTAGATTCCTACACTTGGCTGCTGGACCAGCAGGATGTGGCAGTCAAGAGTTTTCCCGCACATCTGTCTACCCACTGGGTGGCAGATGCAGCCGCATCTGTGAGAAAGCACCTCGTAACAGAGACAGCCCTGTTCCCCACTGAGCACATCCAGAGGGTTGTGCTCAGGATTCCACATGTCCAGTATGTAAATAGACCTTTCCCAGACTCGGAGCACGAAGCCCGTCATTCCTTTCAGTATGTGGCCTGTGCCATGCTGCTGGATGGTGACATCACAGTCTCATCATTCCAAAAACACCAGATTAACAGGCCACAGGTGAAAGAACTTCTCAGTAAGGTAGAGCTGGAGCACCCTCCAGACAACCTGCCAAGCTTCAACACATTGTACTGTGAAATAAGTGTCACCCTCAAGGATGGAGCTACCTTCACCCATCGCTCGGATACTTTCTATGGTCACTGGAGGAAACCACTGAGCCAGAAGGACCTAGAGGCAAAGTTCAGAGCCAATGCCTCCAGGACACTGTCCTAtgacacagtggaaagtcttatAAAGATAGTAGAAAAACTGGAAGACCTAGAAGACTGTTCTATGTTAACCACACTTCTCAAAGGATCCTCTCCACCAGAGGCAGCTTCAAAATTATCCAGCATGTAA